The Azospirillum brasilense genome has a window encoding:
- a CDS encoding acyl carrier protein produces the protein MSRKEMVLGTVVCAIRAYLGNDSASLTGDTRLEEAFGIDSTEMVCIVVDLEKELGISLKGMKFSILQTPDDLVAAILDRMPTAVA, from the coding sequence ATGAGCAGAAAAGAGATGGTTCTCGGCACAGTCGTGTGCGCCATCCGTGCCTATCTCGGCAATGATTCCGCCAGCCTGACCGGCGATACCCGCCTGGAGGAGGCGTTCGGCATCGACTCCACCGAGATGGTCTGCATCGTCGTCGACCTCGAGAAGGAGCTGGGGATCAGCCTGAAGGGGATGAAGTTCTCGATCCTCCAGACCCCTGACGATCTGGTCGCGGCCATCCTCGACCGCATGCCGACCGCTGTGGCGTGA
- a CDS encoding antibiotic biosynthesis monooxygenase family protein, translating into MDHIIDVVTCADRVRFRALWRSYAGALANRTGFRSAELFEMQRDVRDACYDFVAVYGWRAGAVAVHSEGERDAGPSAPGVSIERALYRLELQLADLADPEEGHVWLVNPFEITEEQIPDVLDMWDKAKDHMIAKPGFVNARLFRTGQAPFRFGLVNVAQWRSADFFLRALNDKAYDSHRERSLQYRLHSSLCTRAGLILPAPAGAEQE; encoded by the coding sequence ATGGACCACATCATCGATGTCGTCACCTGCGCCGATCGCGTTCGCTTCCGGGCGCTATGGCGGTCTTACGCCGGGGCTCTGGCCAACCGGACCGGCTTCCGCAGCGCCGAGCTGTTCGAAATGCAGCGCGATGTCCGCGACGCCTGCTACGATTTCGTCGCCGTCTATGGCTGGCGGGCGGGTGCGGTGGCCGTTCACTCCGAAGGTGAGCGCGATGCGGGGCCTTCGGCGCCCGGCGTGAGCATCGAACGCGCGCTGTACCGACTCGAACTGCAGCTCGCCGATCTTGCCGATCCGGAGGAAGGGCATGTCTGGCTGGTCAATCCCTTCGAAATCACGGAGGAGCAGATCCCCGACGTCCTTGACATGTGGGACAAGGCCAAAGACCACATGATCGCCAAGCCGGGCTTCGTCAACGCCCGGCTGTTCCGGACCGGCCAGGCGCCCTTCCGGTTCGGGCTGGTCAACGTCGCCCAGTGGCGCAGCGCCGACTTCTTCCTGCGGGCCCTGAACGACAAGGCCTATGACTCGCATCGCGAGCGCTCCCTCCAGTATCGGCTGCATTCCTCCCTGTGCACCCGAGCAGGCCTGATCCTGCCGGCTCCCGCCGGCGCAGAACAAGAATGA
- a CDS encoding antibiotic biosynthesis monooxygenase family protein, producing the protein MSATVQVIDLIETESLDDAEAMWRAVCGFLATQPGFLSGELLNTFQSIHPKGDYKFTSCCQWESDAAWQAARQAARENPELALRLRSRKAVFTAFKAELADGCGYQGSRGALDTMVLVDVIRLDEAQMAGYAAMWGCANAYMRTKPGYVGASLYRTLDLGNPIKFINLAEWESTEVFFAALDTPEFMAIIGPYKDDFSLYLSSKRTQVASAALAEAK; encoded by the coding sequence ATGAGCGCCACGGTCCAAGTCATCGATCTGATCGAAACCGAAAGCCTGGACGACGCCGAGGCGATGTGGCGAGCGGTGTGCGGCTTCCTGGCAACGCAACCCGGTTTCCTGTCGGGCGAGTTGCTGAACACCTTCCAATCCATCCACCCCAAGGGCGACTACAAGTTCACGAGCTGCTGCCAGTGGGAAAGCGACGCCGCTTGGCAGGCGGCGCGGCAGGCCGCCAGGGAAAACCCGGAGCTGGCCTTGCGGCTGCGCAGCCGCAAGGCGGTCTTCACCGCCTTCAAGGCGGAACTCGCTGACGGCTGCGGCTACCAGGGCAGCCGTGGGGCCCTGGACACCATGGTGCTGGTGGACGTCATTCGGCTCGACGAGGCGCAGATGGCCGGCTACGCCGCCATGTGGGGGTGCGCCAACGCCTACATGCGCACCAAGCCCGGCTATGTCGGCGCCAGCCTCTACCGCACCCTGGACCTCGGCAACCCCATCAAGTTCATCAATTTGGCCGAATGGGAGTCCACCGAGGTTTTTTTCGCCGCGCTGGATACCCCCGAGTTCATGGCGATCATCGGACCTTACAAGGATGATTTCTCGCTGTATCTCAGCAGCAAGCGGACGCAGGTCGCCTCAGCCGCCCTGGCGGAGGCCAAGTGA
- a CDS encoding beta-ketoacyl-[acyl-carrier-protein] synthase family protein, translated as MTRKAAITGIGVVLPDTNTVSELWDRQLVGGNAIRPLSERLWGSSVDEARADGCIPPRLANKLDAFTRYAMVAAQRAIDDAGLPMDKIDRERCGVFVGNAFGGWRFTETELRNLHCDGPRAVSPFQATSWFPAAPQGQITIHYGIKGFSKTYMADRASSLVSVAAAARMIESGKIDVAIAGGTESTNTDFVRTALESISLAEPGNHASDGTGFTVSEGAVFLILEDVERAARRGAGVYARIGAFAMANAPCETDGYGSDPDALVRTMRGALGGREPTLVMPDACGLSAADRAEAEALRQVCAEAPQVVPKRKYGHSFGAEGALDIAYASLMLNRQRILPKADLRTGPVVLEPERARIDSVLINGCATGGAACSLLLTARGV; from the coding sequence ATGACACGCAAAGCGGCGATCACCGGGATCGGCGTCGTCCTCCCGGATACCAACACCGTGTCCGAACTGTGGGACCGGCAGCTCGTCGGGGGCAATGCCATCAGGCCGCTGTCGGAGCGGCTGTGGGGCAGCAGCGTCGACGAGGCGCGCGCCGACGGCTGCATCCCGCCGCGGCTGGCCAACAAGCTGGACGCCTTCACCCGCTATGCCATGGTGGCGGCGCAACGGGCCATCGACGATGCCGGCCTGCCGATGGACAAGATCGACCGCGAGCGTTGCGGCGTGTTCGTCGGCAATGCCTTCGGCGGCTGGCGGTTCACCGAAACCGAGCTGCGCAACCTGCACTGCGACGGTCCGCGGGCGGTCAGCCCGTTCCAGGCGACGAGCTGGTTCCCGGCGGCACCCCAGGGACAGATCACCATCCATTACGGCATCAAGGGTTTCAGCAAGACCTATATGGCCGACCGGGCCAGCAGTCTGGTCAGCGTCGCCGCGGCGGCGCGGATGATCGAAAGCGGCAAGATCGACGTCGCCATCGCGGGTGGCACGGAAAGCACCAACACAGACTTCGTGCGCACGGCGCTGGAGAGCATTTCCCTCGCCGAGCCTGGAAACCATGCATCGGATGGGACGGGATTCACGGTCTCGGAGGGCGCGGTCTTCCTGATCCTCGAAGACGTGGAACGGGCGGCGCGGCGCGGCGCCGGCGTCTATGCGCGGATCGGCGCGTTCGCCATGGCCAATGCGCCGTGCGAGACCGACGGCTACGGTTCCGACCCCGACGCCCTGGTGCGGACCATGCGCGGCGCGCTCGGCGGTCGCGAACCGACGCTGGTGATGCCCGATGCCTGCGGACTGAGCGCCGCCGACCGCGCGGAGGCCGAGGCGCTGCGCCAAGTCTGCGCGGAGGCGCCCCAGGTCGTGCCAAAACGGAAGTATGGGCACAGCTTCGGCGCCGAGGGAGCGCTCGATATCGCCTACGCAAGCCTGATGCTCAACCGGCAGCGGATCCTGCCAAAGGCCGACCTCCGGACCGGCCCCGTCGTCCTCGAGCCGGAGCGTGCCCGCATCGACAGCGTCCTCATCAATGGCTGCGCCACCGGCGGGGCCGCCTGCAGCCTGTTGTTAACCGCAAGGGGAGTGTGA
- a CDS encoding SDR family NAD(P)-dependent oxidoreductase — MPARNALVTGASRGIGKAIARRLIADGMNCVLVAREQMRLNDAVGELQAPGLSVLGMTCDVVRPAEVEALFAAVTQALGGIDVLVNCAGRSGGGVTKDITDELWLDVINTNLNSVFFVTRTALRSQAIRRGGSIINIASTGGKQGVVHGAPYSASKHGVVGFTKALGLELARDQADITVNAVCPGFVETEMAEKVRVNYAALWGVTAEEAKTRIEARVPINRYIEPDEVAAMVSYLASDKARGVTAQAMNVCGGLGNY, encoded by the coding sequence ATGCCCGCGCGTAACGCATTGGTGACCGGGGCCAGCCGCGGCATCGGCAAAGCCATTGCCCGGCGGCTGATTGCCGACGGCATGAACTGCGTCCTGGTGGCGCGCGAGCAGATGAGGCTGAACGACGCCGTCGGCGAGCTTCAGGCCCCAGGTCTTTCCGTCCTGGGAATGACCTGCGACGTCGTCCGGCCGGCCGAGGTCGAAGCGTTGTTCGCCGCGGTGACACAGGCGTTGGGCGGCATCGACGTGCTGGTGAATTGCGCCGGGCGCAGTGGCGGCGGCGTCACCAAGGACATCACGGACGAGCTGTGGCTGGACGTCATCAACACCAACCTCAACTCGGTCTTCTTCGTCACCCGCACGGCTTTGCGGTCGCAGGCGATCCGCAGGGGCGGCAGCATCATCAACATTGCCAGCACCGGCGGCAAGCAAGGCGTTGTCCACGGCGCGCCCTACAGCGCCTCGAAGCACGGTGTTGTGGGTTTTACCAAGGCCTTGGGGCTGGAACTGGCACGCGACCAGGCGGACATCACCGTCAACGCCGTCTGCCCCGGCTTCGTCGAAACCGAAATGGCCGAGAAGGTGCGTGTCAACTACGCCGCGCTGTGGGGTGTGACCGCCGAAGAGGCCAAGACCCGCATCGAGGCCCGCGTGCCGATCAACCGCTACATCGAACCCGACGAGGTTGCCGCCATGGTCTCCTACTTGGCGTCCGACAAGGCGCGCGGCGTCACCGCCCAGGCCATGAACGTCTGCGGCGGGCTCGGCAACTACTGA
- a CDS encoding antibiotic biosynthesis monooxygenase family protein: MRFSINILKADPQADIARTWTAARAAPSAQPGFVEAKLHRVYKQLNRDGYSHVSMEAWSSPEACGKVHTTPENLYEIVNQGRSADWAPDPGNLIVTNPYRIPPDEAERHAEMWDTSKRHMETREGFVDAYLFRAVDKNSEYFFVSRAEWRSEDLFMRQFSGKDFKQIVKPFEGIFAICLSHVVATVKPSIQAEVVG, translated from the coding sequence ATGCGTTTTTCCATAAACATTCTCAAGGCCGATCCGCAAGCGGACATCGCGCGGACCTGGACGGCCGCCAGGGCGGCGCCTTCCGCGCAGCCGGGGTTTGTCGAGGCCAAGCTGCACCGGGTCTACAAGCAGCTCAACAGGGATGGCTACTCCCACGTGAGCATGGAGGCGTGGTCCTCACCCGAAGCCTGCGGCAAGGTCCACACGACCCCTGAGAACCTTTACGAAATCGTCAATCAAGGCCGCAGTGCGGATTGGGCTCCCGATCCCGGCAACCTGATCGTCACCAACCCTTACCGCATTCCGCCCGACGAAGCTGAGCGCCACGCCGAGATGTGGGACACCTCGAAGCGCCACATGGAAACGCGCGAGGGCTTCGTCGATGCCTATCTTTTCCGGGCCGTCGATAAGAACAGCGAGTATTTCTTCGTCAGCCGCGCCGAGTGGCGAAGTGAAGATCTGTTCATGCGCCAGTTCTCCGGCAAGGACTTCAAGCAGATCGTCAAACCTTTCGAGGGCATCTTCGCGATCTGCCTGTCCCATGTCGTCGCAACGGTCAAGCCCAGCATCCAGGCCGAGGTGGTGGGATGA
- a CDS encoding antibiotic biosynthesis monooxygenase family protein, which produces MYAKFRFFDHDTTPGPRGWNGRGRPGFRFRCTEGHAIDRGNYGGHSFGAVDFDLGRFPERAAAEAVDCRLIRRGRGTTPASPDDLFLITTCRIGALDALRFLDQFDTASRYMVSRPGIVRFRLYRSLSPAARFQFVNLAQWRSVEAFTDAFAQDEFKSLIKGGFDHTSQIIVAKPWHQ; this is translated from the coding sequence GTGTACGCCAAGTTCCGGTTCTTCGACCACGACACCACCCCCGGCCCGCGCGGCTGGAATGGGCGTGGCCGACCGGGTTTCCGGTTCCGCTGCACCGAGGGACATGCCATTGATCGCGGCAACTATGGCGGGCACTCCTTCGGCGCGGTGGACTTCGACCTCGGGCGTTTCCCGGAACGGGCTGCCGCCGAGGCTGTGGATTGCCGGCTCATCAGGAGGGGCCGCGGTACGACCCCGGCCTCGCCGGACGACCTGTTCCTCATCACAACCTGCCGGATCGGCGCGCTGGATGCCTTGCGCTTCCTCGACCAGTTCGACACCGCCAGCCGCTACATGGTCTCGCGTCCCGGCATTGTCCGCTTCCGCCTGTACCGAAGCCTGTCCCCGGCAGCGCGGTTCCAGTTCGTCAACCTCGCCCAATGGCGCAGTGTCGAGGCATTCACGGACGCCTTCGCCCAGGACGAGTTCAAGTCGCTGATCAAAGGCGGATTCGACCACACCAGTCAGATAATCGTCGCCAAGCCATGGCACCAATAA
- a CDS encoding beta-ketoacyl-[acyl-carrier-protein] synthase family protein, translated as MSPPPYDGRRRVVITGLGVISPNGIGTETFWRSCLAGKSGVARIGTFDTSRFDTAIAGVVGDFNPENFDISPRQRNALDRYALFALAAAQEAVTQSRLLDTGYDPSRFGVCIATAIAGTKFMEEEFLRLTGGATGPLNPELASRNLLLGASFHVAASEVARKYSARGPVQTLATGCTAGLDAIGQACDLIRCGDADVMVAGATEAPITPIALAAFDIVGALASDRNGTPETASRPYDKTRAGFVLGEGCGLLVLESLEHAQARGATILAEVAGFGSTCNAYHMTNLAPEGADLHRAMKLALADAGLEPERIDHVNAHGSSTPQNDVNETNALKKTLGRRAYEIPVCSLKSIVGHALAAANTIELVASVLAVQHQEVPPTINHQVPDPDCDLDYVTEGARKARIDYVLKDASGFSGIHSAVILARFDGHQQGGLQQ; from the coding sequence ATGAGCCCTCCACCGTACGACGGGCGCCGGCGCGTCGTCATCACCGGCCTGGGGGTGATCTCTCCCAATGGCATCGGCACCGAGACGTTCTGGCGCAGTTGCCTCGCCGGCAAGAGCGGCGTGGCGCGCATCGGGACCTTCGACACCAGCCGGTTCGATACCGCCATCGCCGGCGTCGTTGGGGATTTCAATCCGGAAAACTTCGACATCTCCCCCCGGCAGCGCAATGCCCTGGACCGTTACGCGCTGTTCGCGCTGGCCGCCGCCCAGGAAGCGGTAACCCAGTCGCGCCTGCTCGACACCGGCTATGACCCGTCGCGCTTCGGCGTGTGCATCGCCACCGCCATCGCCGGCACCAAGTTCATGGAGGAGGAGTTTCTCCGCCTGACCGGCGGCGCGACCGGACCGCTCAATCCCGAACTGGCCAGCCGCAACCTGCTGCTGGGCGCCAGCTTTCACGTCGCCGCCAGCGAAGTGGCGCGGAAGTATTCGGCGCGCGGCCCGGTGCAGACCCTGGCCACCGGTTGCACCGCCGGTCTGGACGCCATCGGGCAAGCCTGTGACCTGATCCGTTGCGGTGACGCCGACGTCATGGTCGCTGGCGCCACCGAGGCGCCGATCACTCCCATCGCCCTGGCGGCGTTCGACATTGTCGGTGCGCTCGCCAGCGACCGCAACGGCACGCCCGAAACGGCGTCACGCCCCTACGACAAGACGCGGGCGGGGTTCGTGCTGGGCGAGGGCTGCGGGCTTCTCGTCCTCGAATCGCTGGAGCACGCCCAAGCGCGCGGCGCAACAATCCTGGCCGAGGTGGCCGGCTTCGGGTCCACCTGCAACGCCTACCACATGACCAACCTGGCCCCGGAAGGCGCGGACCTGCATCGGGCGATGAAGCTGGCTCTGGCCGATGCCGGGCTGGAGCCCGAGCGGATCGACCACGTCAACGCCCACGGCAGTTCGACCCCCCAGAACGACGTCAACGAGACGAACGCGCTCAAGAAGACTTTGGGGCGCCGTGCCTACGAAATCCCTGTCTGTTCGCTGAAGTCGATCGTCGGCCACGCGCTGGCCGCCGCCAACACCATCGAACTGGTCGCCTCGGTGCTGGCGGTCCAGCACCAGGAGGTGCCGCCAACCATCAACCATCAGGTTCCCGATCCCGATTGCGACCTCGACTACGTCACCGAAGGGGCGCGCAAGGCCAGGATCGATTACGTGCTGAAGGATGCCAGCGGCTTCTCGGGAATTCACAGCGCCGTAATCCTGGCCCGATTCGACGGCCATCAACAGGGTGGGCTCCAACAATGA